TGCTCTAATTCTTGTGTCGACATGCCTTCAACAAAATCAATAAACAGCATTTGCTCTTGTTCACCAGCAATGGCGCGCACCGCCGTTTCCATACCTGAAGCAAAATGAATATGACCCGAAACAACAATACCAATCATGATCCTTTCCTTTGAAAAAGGAGGGGGAGCATTTTCCCCCTCAAACGTATTGGTGATGAACTCACCGTTGATGTGGATGTGTTACAAAATACCGACTAAGTGACCGATAACACTGGCAGCTAGGGTTGAGAAGATCAGCACTGGCGGCTTAGCCCAGAAACCTGTTCCCTTCACCAGCTTGAGCATAAAGAACACTAATGCCAGTGGTAGCAGGTTTGGCATGATCTTATCGAACAGTGCCGATTGCAGCTCGACCACCTTGCCACCCAGTTCGACCGAGGCGGTGGTCTGTACCTTGATAAAGGTGGCGGAGAGCGCACCAATCACGAAGATACCCATAATATTGGCCGCTTTTGCCAGCTTCTCGGTTGAATCACTCATGTTAACCATCGCAGCAGTACCTGCTTTATAGCCCATGAACATCAAACCGAAGTACACTGCAAAGTGAACAATTTGGTACAAGAAGAAGAACACGAACGGACCTGCAATCGAACCTTCCATTGCAATTGACGCACCTAACGCTAGGGTTAATGGCATCAAGGTCATGTGGTCGATAGCATCACCGATACCACCCGTTGGTCCCATACCAGCAACTTTCATTACGTTCACTGTTGATGGCTTTTCTTTGTTCTCTTCCATCGCAATGGCAGTACCAAGTAGGAAGGTGAACAATTTCGGTGACGCATTGAAAAACTGAAGATGGTTCTTTAATGCCTTCGCCAAATCCGCTTTGTTGTTACCGTGGATTTTCTTTAACGCTGGAATAATCGAGTAAGCAAAACCACCAGCCTGCATACGTTCGAAGTTAAAGTTACCTTCCATGAATAAGCCGCGGATTGAACATAACCACAGATCTTTTTTAGTGATCACTTTACGTGGTGTGGTGTCTTGGTATGCATCGATATCA
The genomic region above belongs to Photobacterium leiognathi and contains:
- a CDS encoding PTS system mannose/fructose/sorbose family transporter subunit IID, translated to MASDITAGTLRDKNTEQHVNLVDDIDAYQDTTPRKVITKKDLWLCSIRGLFMEGNFNFERMQAGGFAYSIIPALKKIHGNNKADLAKALKNHLQFFNASPKLFTFLLGTAIAMEENKEKPSTVNVMKVAGMGPTGGIGDAIDHMTLMPLTLALGASIAMEGSIAGPFVFFFLYQIVHFAVYFGLMFMGYKAGTAAMVNMSDSTEKLAKAANIMGIFVIGALSATFIKVQTTASVELGGKVVELQSALFDKIMPNLLPLALVFFMLKLVKGTGFWAKPPVLIFSTLAASVIGHLVGIL